In a genomic window of Chiloscyllium plagiosum isolate BGI_BamShark_2017 unplaced genomic scaffold, ASM401019v2 scaf_12662, whole genome shotgun sequence:
- the LOC122547172 gene encoding probable JmjC domain-containing histone demethylation protein 2C → MQGPYSLNGYRVRVYRQDSATQWFTGIITYHDLLSRTMIVMNDQVLEPQNVDPSMVQMTFLDDVVHSLLKGENIGITSRRRSRSSQNNPAIHVSIKIIRIAKGSYVSNLQSIFVRCLSISASLYLYLNKE, encoded by the exons ATGCAAg GTCCCTATTCATTGAACGGCTATAGAGTACGAGTGTACAGGCAAGATTCTGCCACCCAGTGGTTCACTGGTATCATTACTTACCACGATCTTTTAAGTCGCACTATGATCGTTATGAATGACCAG GTGCTAGAACCACAGAATGTTGATCCATCTATGGTACAAATGACTTTTTTGGATGATGTTGTTCATTCTCTGCTGAAAGGTGAAAACATAGGCATTACATCAAGGCGAAGATCTCGTTCCAGTCAGAATAATCCAGCAATTCATGTAAGTATTAAGATAATTCGAATTGCTAAAGGCTCTTATGTTTCCAACTTGCAAAGCATATTTGTCCGATGTTTGTCAATCAGTGCAAGTCTGTACTTATATTTAAATAAAGAATAA